Within Oncorhynchus keta strain PuntledgeMale-10-30-2019 chromosome 30, Oket_V2, whole genome shotgun sequence, the genomic segment agcgagaggaagaaagggagagagcaatagggagggagagagagagacagggggaggagcgGGTGCCCCGAAAGGGGGAGGGGAAGCAGGAGGAAGCCAGTTACACGGGGGAACAGGTTGACCTGTCATTCAGTGCCAGGAATAGAAACGGGCCTGCAAGCCACGAAGCAGCTCCCACAAGCAGAGAGAGTCGACAGGGAATGCCAGCAGCGCGCTCCTATTCAGAGAGCCTGCTCACCACCAGACTACAGCAGATACAACAGCTACAACAGCAACAACACGGTATACTGCACAGAGCTGCACACAGCTCCCAGCCAGAGACAGCCAGAGGAGGTGGACCTGGACCTACCAAGAAGTTGCAGCAAGAGCCCAAGCACAAGCCTGCGATACCTCAGCTCGGGAGCTCCTTTCCTGGACGCATCCCAGCCGACGGCCCCAGCTCCAGCATGGGCAGTGAGATGGATGAGGAGGACAACGAGGTGAAGTGGTTCAGTGACGTGGCCTTCCGCAGCCTGTCCTCTGGATCCCCTCAGGTGGACTACCTGGACATGTACAACTCCAGCCACTGCTCCTCCACCGGAGCCTCCCAGCCTTCCATCCAGGACAGCCCAGCGGGGGCTAATGCAGCCTGGCTGGCCTATGCTGACCTCAGAGGGTCTGCTCCACGGCTGGACAATGAAGACTTCCCAGTCCCACGCCAGCAGCAGCAGCCCTCCTCTGGAGCTTATTATCCACCTCTCGACGGCCTGGACCCATCCAAAAAATATGAGATGGGCAGCTTCGAGTGTGTAGACgtggctgtggagagagaggaacccaAGAAGGTGAGAAGAGGAGTGCCCAAGAGACAGATCCAGCTGAAGAGAAGGAATAAGGCCGAGCTGAAGCTGGGTGAGAACAGCGATGGTAGTCCCATCATGGTtcctagtcctgtaatggttccTGTGGCTCCTGTGGTTATAAAGGACAGTCATTCTCTACAGAGACACAACAGAGAGACGTTGCAGAGACAACACAGCACACCTGCTGCTTTGCAGGAAGCCTACCGCTCGGAACTCAGCCCTGAACCTGCCACTGAGCAGACCGAAAGGAAGGGCAAGCTCCAGAAGTCTTTGTCCCTTGACGAGACATGTACCAAAACCAAGATGGCCACTTGCCTGATCAAGGGCATCCTTTCCAAGAAGATGCCAAATGTTGGTAAACAAACCGAACAGGAAGGAGGAGGTGACCTCAGCCCCTCCGAGAACAAAACCCCTCCTCCTTCTGAGAGTGAATTGTCAACCATTAAAGAGTCCCCTAAACCAGAGACACAGAATCTGAGTTCTAGTATAAATTCAGAAGACAGTCTTTCCTCTGAGGACCTGGCTGTGAGAAGAGAGACGAGCCCAAACAGTGACGtaaacagacaacagagaagTTTTGGGGTGAAACCCAGTATTAGACCAACAAACCGTACTATTAATATTAACTCCACTTCTCAACTGCGAAGCAACAAGAGACCTGAACCAACCTGCACAACCCCTGAGATGAGTCCTGGTGCACGTTTTGCTCCAGTTATCTCTCCTCAGGGAAACAATAGAATTGAATCTCACTGCAACAGAACCCCTAACCATGTTAGCCCTTGGATGAGGTCTGAGCCCCATACTACTAGTTGTCCTCAGAGAAACAATGACAGAATTGAATCTCCTCTCAGAAACCCAAACTCTTGGAGAACTGAATCGGTCAAACCAGAGATGAGGTCTGAACTGGTGTTCCCGTTTGAAAGTACAAAACCCACAGAGAAGAACGCCATGATGGGAGTAAAGCAGACGCATGGCAGTAAATGTAGGAATGAGAGGGATGACAGTAAACAGAGGGATGAGAAGGATGACAAACAGGGAGGTGACTCAGCAGATGCAGCTGCCTGGAACACCGACGTCCCTGCTGCCACTCGAGCCAACAGCACGCAGGCAGGAATGACAAACATAAAAACTCTGAACTCTGAAAACCATAAACATCCGAGCGTCAAGAGCACCTACACATCCAAAACACCAGAGATCACTCTGAAACCCAGCCCTGCTACAGAGAAAAAGAAAAAATCTTCTCTAAACGTCTCACTGTCGCCCGAGCTGGAAACTAAACTTGAGGTTAAACATGGGACTGCCTCCCCTGGGAGGACCTgtcagagagaaacaagagaagaagacaggagagTGGAGACTTCACATAGAgaaaccagagaagaagacaggagagTGGAGACTTCAAATAGAGAAtccagagaagaagacaggaggATAGGGACCTCACATAGAGAAtccagagaagaagacaggaggATAAGGACTTCACATAGAGAAAAAATAGAAGAATACAGGAGAGTGGAGACTTCTCATAGAGAAACCatagaagaagagaagggagtgAAGACCTTGAACAAGATGAATAAACAGACTGAGAATGTGGATGCCAATAGGAAGGGTAAAGCCAAAGCTCCCCTGCACAAAGTGAGAGATGTGAGAAGGCTGGTGAAAAACACATACAACCTGTCATTCAAGGCCATGCCAGCaccagagaaggaggagaggagggaggagagtgtggaggagaggagaggggaacaaggagaggaaaggggggaggatagaaaagaggagaggagggaggacagatgtGAAGACAGGAAAGAGGAAAAGCCGGTGCCTCGTCCTCAGCCAATGCAGATAGAATACAAAGCTGTCAGCTggagagaaaacaaaaacaaaacaggaaCGTTCATCCAAACAGACAGAGAAATGTCTAGAGGCAAACCTAAGGTTGATTCTTTACAGCAGGTGTCCACAGATACAGCCAAAGTACCCAAGGACCCTTCTGATGTAACAGCTAAGAGTTGCACAACAGAGGAAGTAgctgtgacagagacagagttaaACCAACACAATACCCCTGTACAGGACACTGTCAAAACAGAAACAGGCAACACCAAGGTGAAACCCAGTGATACAGAGTCACCGAGAGTAACCAGGAGACACCGAAGTGTATCAGAGTCTAGTGACAAACCTGAAGTGGTGAGAAGAGATACAAAGCCACCTATGCTGGGCAGCAGCCCTAAACTCCCCATTAAAGACAAAGAAGTGTCTAGTGCTTCTCTGGTGCTACAGAATGGATCCAATAAGCCCAAGTCATTCTCAGCCCCAGCTCCAGCCTCCCCGGCCCTGGCGTCTCCGGCTCCCTCCTGCCCTATTCCAGCCTCTCCAGCCCTGGTCCCAGTCCCAGCCTCCCCAGCTCCTGCctcatccccagccccagctccaacCCTGGTCTCCTCACCTGGTCGCAAAGCTTCACCAGCTCCAGCTTCTCCTCCAGCCCCAACCTCATCCCCAGCTCCAGTTCTAGGCACTCCACATTCCTCTGTCCCCACCAAGATCCCCACCCATACCCCCAGCCACTCCGTGTCCATACTGGTCAAGGAGAAGGGCTACCAGGCAGATATTGGGTCTGTGGTCtctgaggctgtgtcagaggagaTAAGAAGGAGTGGGGGtgaaggtgggggtggaggggttccAAGGAAACATATAAACCAAATAGAGATCCCTCTTCAGACCCGTGGACCCTCAGATGGGGGTACGAATgactcacacagacagagaacCTACTCGTCCTCGTCTACATCCTCTATGCAAGCAGCCTCATCCGCATTATCCTCAAGCACTGTGCAAGCAGCCTCATCCTTATCATCCTCAAGCACAGTGCAAGCAGCCTCATCCGTATCATCCTCAAGCACTGTGCAAGCAGCCTCATCCGTATCATCCTCAAGCACTGTGCAAGCAGCCTCATCCGTATCATCCTCAAGCACTGTGCAAGCAGCCTCATCCGTATCATCCCCAAGCACTGCGCAAGAAGCGTCATCCTTCTCCATGTCTTCCGTCAATGCATCAACCTCAGCCTCATCCTTTTCGTCATCTTCCATCAATGCATCAGTCTCTTCCTCTCATACCCATTCGGTCCCAAATTCTCCCAGGCTTCGAAGAGTCTCCGCTCAAACTGATGACAGAGTTAGGACCACTTTTAATCAGGAAAGGATTAGTGTCAGAGCCACAGTCAGAGACATAGAGCAACGCAcggcatcatcaccaccacccccacaGAAGAAAACACAAGAAGACACTGCTGAAAAGGAGACAGTGAAGAAATCATCCTACTCACCTAAGTTACCAGGTTCGCTACCAGGCTCACCAGCACTGATGAGAAGATACCGACCACAAGTGATCGAGGTGAGGTCATTGTCTAAAGAAATACATAAACAAGATAAACAAGAGAAGACCGTCACGTCAAGCACCAGACCGCAAACTATAGAGGTTCACTCAATAGCCAACGGCCCACCAGTGGCACCAAAACCAAAGTTCAGACAAACAGATGCAAATTCACTGTCCAGTGAAACACAGCAGAAACCAGCGGAGGCAACATCAAGCTTCAAACAGCACACAGAAGAGGAGAAAGCTGTGCCCAATGAGAAACCATCAACTTCAGCTACAACGATCCACAGACATCTATCGAACGATTCGACCCCAGCGTCTAACTATAATAAAAAGTTATCGGTTTCTGCAGTGTCCAGCTACAGGCCTTCACCTACCAAAACAACAATCATTGCTAGTTTCTCTCACAAAACACCATCAACAACAGTAGACACAGAGACATCCAATGAAAGGCCAAATCAACCAGGGGCTTCAACCCAGGGACAAGGACAGGCCCCCAGctacacacagagacccacaACCCTCACAGTCTcagccccagctccagctccagcccCAGCTCCTACCCACGCCCCTGCTGCCCCAGCTCCAGCTCCTGCCCCAGCTCCTACCCACGCCCCTGCTgccccagctccagctccagcccCAGCTCCTACCCACGCCCCTGCTtccccagctccagctccagcccCAGCTCCTACCCACGCCCCTGCCAAACACTCAAGCCAGTCAGCTATTGTGGATATAACCAGCCACCCGGTatccacaaacacacaggcccccgtatacacacaccacatacacacacagcagcctATACACAGATCCTTGTCCAGCGACCACTCGCAGAGGGCAGACAACCTGCGCTTCTACGCATCAGACGACCCCCCTAGCTACGACGAGAGGGAAAGCTTCAGCCCCCTCCACCTACCTGACCTGCCCCAGAGGAAGCTGAACCGctaccacccctcctcttccttctcctctgctTCCTCCCGTCCCCCTCCCTGTTCCTGCACCTCTGGCTGCCCCTCCCATGGCCTTACaccccctcaccaccaccactccccccacacccctcccttcccctcccacTCCCCCGGCCAGGCGCTGCCTTACTCCATGGGGGGTCAACCCCCTCTCCGCTCACACCAGTGCAGAGCAGATCCCCAGCCTCTGAGTTCAATCAGCTACCAGCCCAGCTCTCCCAAATTATCCACCCTCCCCAGCCCCCCCCAGCCCCCCCCAGGCATGTACCAGTCCCTCCACCAACCGCAGCCCTCCATGATCCATTCCTGCACGGCCGGCCACCCTCTCCAGCACCCACAACACATGGACCCCCGTCGGGCCCCACCGCTCCACCGGTCCCCTCACGGCCAGCCACCTGTCTCTGGGGGCCCCTACAGTGACCACAGCCACTCTCCTAATCTGCCCCCTATGGACCCTCAGTACCTGTGCAGCCCACAGAGCCTGGGGCCATCTTATGGGTCTGAGTATGGGAGTCTGTCTGGGTCTGACTACCCAGACAGTACAGGTGGTCTGGGGTACGGGCAAACCCCTCGCAGGGTCCTCATGGATCCTGACACGGGGAAGTACTTCTACATTGAGGTGCCTGTGCAGCCACTGAGGAAGATGCTGTTTGATCCAGAGACGGGCCAGTACGTGGAGGTGCTCATCCCTCAGAGTACCATGTCTCACTCAGGCCTCTACCCTACCTCGGCCGCCCCCTACTCCCCCGCCTCTGCGGCCCCCTTTTCCTCCATCCACAACCCCAACATGTACGCCCCCGCCCCCCAATACCTCCCCTATGGCCCCCCTCCACCTGCACCTCACCCCCAGCCCCAGCCACCCCGTCAACCAGAGGCTCCAGCCCCAGGGACGATGCACCAGAATGGAGCTCAGGTCGGCTACGGGAGCCCCGGGAGCCAGGGGTCCAAGCCGGAGCTCCAGAGTCATGCACctctggaccagagctacctggATAGCATGTACTACGTCCCTACAGGCATGAACACTAGTCCCCCGGACTGCTACCACAAACAACCCTCCAGTCTGCCCAACGCGGGGGGGAAGAGGGCCTGAAATAGTCGTCTTCCTGGTGCCTGTAGGGTCTCAGAATACAGCCAGGCCAGGGTGTACACGAGGAGGTCTAATGTTAGACTCAGGCCTTATTGTTAACTTTGTTTCCCTGGCAACTGGACTGGAGAGAATGATTCTTTAGTTGTGGTTGTTTGTTGTTTATGTCCTTCACTGCTTTTTATTAGTTTGATTGCCTGATTATGTTTGATTTTTATGCATTGATTTGGT encodes:
- the LOC127913938 gene encoding serine/arginine repetitive matrix protein 2-like isoform X6; amino-acid sequence: MDSWTLQGDSYSFLRSSLRHRDGTPNHVEIFDITNIPSHRSAISETTCLCDIFGDDCESRPPSLSSSPAAGAFVNTPFPPPVGAGESSESPQVSPPVVDELNDSTSSYHTVPENFEDSREKLSPPTQRENNYHLSEGWKSGPLATAGNNTASSGTSRDVSTRLEQGNTAPTPGRRTADSSPEEPSLTCGDRTPSPGYSNTTTPSPGYSNTTTPSPGGKGSAPSVVQHSPAPSPQCRETHLTPEPENRYSSPSSESVVPVHPIEARDRASSPGVRGTASSPDDTSLSLPETRVAQCLPELRDISHSPELIANPFSPDYIVSFQPRDRAITPESKPSSLSSPPTIRGTGISPQLGSLTSALPELKNRDYSPEFRNKAYSLDNQWRVSLPDLFSRTSTPELENSVSTPELENSVSTPELENSVSTPELENSVSTPELENSVGTPELENSVGTPELEDSVSTPELIPHLSPSETDLSSSEEARSTISTPAPRYTPPTPVTSSPELRSTSTTPELRSASITLELRSTSVKRELSLLCVPTELRSTSVTTEVSLASIPQSAELLRSTSLTPEFRSDSSSSTSSYHSGSSSSSDTWTRTSSRTPSRTPSPETRYNRTTSRTTSPETRYNRTPSRTPSPETRYNRTPSRTPSPETRYNRTPSRTPSPETRYNRTPSRTPSPETRYNRTPSRTPSPEVRYTSPPIKPRSTAQSPEIRITSSTPEIKKRDLTPEVPGEVKAKSLDPRFNSSSPQVSGITYSILSPEARVLVSTPEINDLLSSAEPRGRTHLSPERKSTTPTEENRRNSLSPDSIGRSSSPEITGIYSSIVHPPETREIAESPEPPRYKNLSPEYKAPSPPKSQTVSPYPTYKTPSPLPGYTAPSPGVETARSSSELNTSTPSPGVKSPGPSPERRPSPGVKNPGPSPERRASPGVKNPAHSPERRPSPGVKCPAHSPERRPSPGVKSPGPSPERRPSPGVKNPAHSPERRPSPGVKCPAHSPERRPSPGVKCPAHSPERRASPGSPGVKCPAHSPERRASPGSPGVKSPAHSPERRASPGSPGVKNPAHSPERRASPGSPGVKSPAHSPERRASPGVKSPAHSPERRASPGSPERCIGSLSELLITNGTSNPLGNHLSHDSREASPTEESRETTSLPVLGEVPVPYNFSTNTPEIPNFTPEILNFTPETPNFTPEILNFTPETPNFTPEILNFTPEIPNFTPEIRNFTPETRHIPPDPIASSRGRSPSLSPDHGVTGNSPVQRLEDLEHKHPASSLTPDLSDSNNPSHKSPTPEHPCRETSPNPRNKTIDRLTEEDMAHRMSKEDIPSPPLTRFTPVHIIPPAPARPHGHWGNRSTSPSETQAIEAIMESENIMESVIEAVTSRGRPTLSSGDSNNRAYNSQTRLEMLEREEGEEEEEEEREMLWEMQERDRERQRERERNKEMEEREREDEERERERERQREEEREREREEREWERKERERQREEERERAIGRERERQGEERVPRKGEGKQEEASYTGEQVDLSFSARNRNGPASHEAAPTSRESRQGMPAARSYSESLLTTRLQQIQQLQQQQHGILHRAAHSSQPETARGGGPGPTKKLQQEPKHKPAIPQLGSSFPGRIPADGPSSSMGSEMDEEDNEVKWFSDVAFRSLSSGSPQVDYLDMYNSSHCSSTGASQPSIQDSPAGANAAWLAYADLRGSAPRLDNEDFPVPRQQQQPSSGAYYPPLDGLDPSKKYEMGSFECVDVAVEREEPKKVRRGVPKRQIQLKRRNKAELKLGENSDGSPIMVPSPVMVPVAPVVIKDSHSLQRHNRETLQRQHSTPAALQEAYRSELSPEPATEQTERKGKLQKSLSLDETCTKTKMATCLIKGILSKKMPNVGKQTEQEGGGDLSPSENKTPPPSESELSTIKESPKPETQNLSSSINSEDSLSSEDLAVRRETSPNSDVNRQQRSFGVKPSIRPTNRTININSTSQLRSNKRPEPTCTTPEMSPGARFAPVISPQGNNRIESHCNRTPNHVSPWMRSEPHTTSCPQRNNDRIESPLRNPNSWRTESVKPEMRSELVFPFESTKPTEKNAMMGVKQTHGSKCRNERDDSKQRDEKDDKQGGDSADAAAWNTDVPAATRANSTQAGMTNIKTLNSENHKHPSVKSTYTSKTPEITLKPSPATEKKKKSSLNVSLSPELETKLEVKHGTASPGRTCQRETREEDRRVETSHRETREEDRRVETSNRESREEDRRIGTSHRESREEDRRIRTSHREKIEEYRRVETSHRETIEEEKGVKTLNKMNKQTENVDANRKGKAKAPLHKVRDVRRLVKNTYNLSFKAMPAPEKEERREESVEERRGEQGEERGEDRKEERREDRCEDRKEEKPVPRPQPMQIEYKAVSWRENKNKTGTFIQTDREMSRGKPKVDSLQQVSTDTAKVPKDPSDVTAKSCTTEEVAVTETELNQHNTPVQDTVKTETGNTKVKPSDTESPRVTRRHRSVSESSDKPEVVRRDTKPPMLGSSPKLPIKDKEVSSASLVLQNGSNKPKSFSAPAPASPALASPAPSCPIPASPALVPVPASPAPASSPAPAPTLVSSPGRKASPAPASPPAPTSSPAPVLGTPHSSVPTKIPTHTPSHSVSILVKEKGYQADIGSVVSEAVSEEIRRSGGEGGGGGVPRKHINQIEIPLQTRGPSDGGTNDSHRQRTYSSSSTSSMQAASSALSSSTVQAASSLSSSSTVQAASSVSSSSTVQAASSVSSSSTVQAASSVSSSSTVQAASSVSSPSTAQEASSFSMSSVNASTSASSFSSSSINASVSSSHTHSVPNSPRLRRVSAQTDDRVRTTFNQERISVRATVRDIEQRTASSPPPPQKKTQEDTAEKETVKKSSYSPKLPGSLPGSPALMRRYRPQVIEVRSLSKEIHKQDKQEKTVTSSTRPQTIEVHSIANGPPVAPKPKFRQTDANSLSSETQQKPAEATSSFKQHTEEEKAVPNEKPSTSATTIHRHLSNDSTPASNYNKKLSVSAVSSYRPSPTKTTIIASFSHKTPSTTVDTETSNERPNQPGASTQGQGQAPSYTQRPTTLTVSAPAPAPAPAPTHAPAAPAPAPAPAPTHAPAAPAPAPAPAPTHAPASPAPAPAPAPTHAPAKHSSQSAIVDITSHPVSTNTQAPVYTHHIHTQQPIHRSLSSDHSQRADNLRFYASDDPPSYDERESFSPLHLPDLPQRKLNRYHPSSSFSSASSRPPPCSCTSGCPSHGLTPPHHHHSPHTPPFPSHSPGQALPYSMGGQPPLRSHQCRADPQPLSSISYQPSSPKLSTLPSPPQPPPGMYQSLHQPQPSMIHSCTAGHPLQHPQHMDPRRAPPLHRSPHGQPPVSGGPYSDHSHSPNLPPMDPQYLCSPQSLGPSYGSEYGSLSGSDYPDSTGGLGYGQTPRRVLMDPDTGKYFYIEVPVQPLRKMLFDPETGQYVEVLIPQSTMSHSGLYPTSAAPYSPASAAPFSSIHNPNMYAPAPQYLPYGPPPPAPHPQPQPPRQPEAPAPGTMHQNGAQVGYGSPGSQGSKPELQSHAPLDQSYLDSMYYVPTGMNTSPPDCYHKQPSSLPNAGGKRA
- the LOC127913938 gene encoding serine/arginine repetitive matrix protein 2-like isoform X16, with the protein product MDSWTLQGDSYSFLRSSLRHRDGTPNHVEIFDITNIPSHRSAISETTCLCDIFGDDCESRPPSLSSSPAAGAFVNTPFPPPVGAGESSESPQVSPPVVDELNDSTSSYHTVPENFEDSREKLSPPTQRENNYHLSEGWKSGPLATAGNNTASSGTSRDVSTRLEQGNTAPTPGRRTADSSPEEPSLTCGDRTPSPGYSNTTTPSPGYSNTTTPSPGGKGSAPSVVQHSPAPSPQCRETHLTPEPENRYSSPSSESVVPVHPIEARDRASSPGVRGTASSPDDTSLSLPETRVAQCLPELRDISHSPELIANPFSPDYIVSFQPRDRAITPESKPSSLSSPPTIRGTGISPQLGSLTSALPELKNRDYSPEFRNKAYSLDNQWRVSLPDLFSRTSTPELENSVSTPELENSVSTPELENSVSTPELENSVSTPELENSVGTPELENSVGTPELEDSVSTPELIPHLSPSETDLSSSEEARSTISTPAPRYTPPTPVTSSPELRSTSTTPELRSASITLELRSTSVKRELSLLCVPTELRSTSVTTEVSLASIPQSAELLRSTSLTPEFRSDSSSSTSSYHSGSSSSSDTWTRTSSRTPSRTPSPETRYNRTTSRTTSPETRYNRTPSRTPSPETRYNRTPSRTPSPETRYNRTPSRTPSPETRYNRTPSRTPSPETRYNRTPSRTPSPEVRYTSPPIKPRSTAQSPEIRITSSTPEIKKRDLTPEVPGEVKAKSLDPRFNSSSPQVSGITYSILSPEARVLVSTPEINDLLSSAEPRGRTHLSPERKSTTPTEENRRNSLSPDSIGRSSSPEITGIYSSIVHPPETREIAESPEPPRYKNLSPEYKAPSPPKSQTVSPYPTYKTPSPLPGYTAPSPGVETARSSSELNTSTPSPGVKSPGPSPERRPSPGVKNPAHSPERRPSPGVKCPAHSPERRPSPGVKCPAHSPERRPSPGVKCPAHSPERRASPGSPGVKCPAHSPERRASPGSPGVKSPAHSPERRASPGSPGVKNPAHSPERRASPGSPGVKSPAHSPERRASPGVKSPAHSPERRASPGSPERCIGSLSELLITNGTSNPLGNHLSHDSREASPTEESRETTSLPVLGEVPVPYNFSTNTPEIPNFTPEILNFTPETPNFTPEILNFTPETPNFTPEILNFTPEIPNFTPEIRNFTPETRHIPPDPIASSRGRSPSLSPDHGVTGNSPVQRLEDLEHKHPASSLTPDLSDSNNPSHKSPTPEHPCRETSPNPRNKTIDRLTEEDMAHRMSKEDIPSPPLTRFTPVHIIPPAPARPHGHWGNRSTSPSETQAIEAIMESENIMESVIEAVTSRGRPTLSSGDSNNRAYNSQTRLEMLEREEGEEEEEEEREMLWEMQERDRERQRERERNKEMEEREREDEERERERERQREEEREREREEREWERKERERQREEERERAIGRERERQGEERVPRKGEGKQEEASYTGEQVDLSFSARNRNGPASHEAAPTSRESRQGMPAARSYSESLLTTRLQQIQQLQQQQHGILHRAAHSSQPETARGGGPGPTKKLQQEPKHKPAIPQLGSSFPGRIPADGPSSSMGSEMDEEDNEVKWFSDVAFRSLSSGSPQVDYLDMYNSSHCSSTGASQPSIQDSPAGANAAWLAYADLRGSAPRLDNEDFPVPRQQQQPSSGAYYPPLDGLDPSKKYEMGSFECVDVAVEREEPKKVRRGVPKRQIQLKRRNKAELKLGENSDGSPIMVPSPVMVPVAPVVIKDSHSLQRHNRETLQRQHSTPAALQEAYRSELSPEPATEQTERKGKLQKSLSLDETCTKTKMATCLIKGILSKKMPNVGKQTEQEGGGDLSPSENKTPPPSESELSTIKESPKPETQNLSSSINSEDSLSSEDLAVRRETSPNSDVNRQQRSFGVKPSIRPTNRTININSTSQLRSNKRPEPTCTTPEMSPGARFAPVISPQGNNRIESHCNRTPNHVSPWMRSEPHTTSCPQRNNDRIESPLRNPNSWRTESVKPEMRSELVFPFESTKPTEKNAMMGVKQTHGSKCRNERDDSKQRDEKDDKQGGDSADAAAWNTDVPAATRANSTQAGMTNIKTLNSENHKHPSVKSTYTSKTPEITLKPSPATEKKKKSSLNVSLSPELETKLEVKHGTASPGRTCQRETREEDRRVETSHRETREEDRRVETSNRESREEDRRIGTSHRESREEDRRIRTSHREKIEEYRRVETSHRETIEEEKGVKTLNKMNKQTENVDANRKGKAKAPLHKVRDVRRLVKNTYNLSFKAMPAPEKEERREESVEERRGEQGEERGEDRKEERREDRCEDRKEEKPVPRPQPMQIEYKAVSWRENKNKTGTFIQTDREMSRGKPKVDSLQQVSTDTAKVPKDPSDVTAKSCTTEEVAVTETELNQHNTPVQDTVKTETGNTKVKPSDTESPRVTRRHRSVSESSDKPEVVRRDTKPPMLGSSPKLPIKDKEVSSASLVLQNGSNKPKSFSAPAPASPALASPAPSCPIPASPALVPVPASPAPASSPAPAPTLVSSPGRKASPAPASPPAPTSSPAPVLGTPHSSVPTKIPTHTPSHSVSILVKEKGYQADIGSVVSEAVSEEIRRSGGEGGGGGVPRKHINQIEIPLQTRGPSDGGTNDSHRQRTYSSSSTSSMQAASSALSSSTVQAASSLSSSSTVQAASSVSSSSTVQAASSVSSSSTVQAASSVSSSSTVQAASSVSSPSTAQEASSFSMSSVNASTSASSFSSSSINASVSSSHTHSVPNSPRLRRVSAQTDDRVRTTFNQERISVRATVRDIEQRTASSPPPPQKKTQEDTAEKETVKKSSYSPKLPGSLPGSPALMRRYRPQVIEVRSLSKEIHKQDKQEKTVTSSTRPQTIEVHSIANGPPVAPKPKFRQTDANSLSSETQQKPAEATSSFKQHTEEEKAVPNEKPSTSATTIHRHLSNDSTPASNYNKKLSVSAVSSYRPSPTKTTIIASFSHKTPSTTVDTETSNERPNQPGASTQGQGQAPSYTQRPTTLTVSAPAPAPAPAPTHAPAAPAPAPAPAPTHAPAAPAPAPAPAPTHAPASPAPAPAPAPTHAPAKHSSQSAIVDITSHPVSTNTQAPVYTHHIHTQQPIHRSLSSDHSQRADNLRFYASDDPPSYDERESFSPLHLPDLPQRKLNRYHPSSSFSSASSRPPPCSCTSGCPSHGLTPPHHHHSPHTPPFPSHSPGQALPYSMGGQPPLRSHQCRADPQPLSSISYQPSSPKLSTLPSPPQPPPGMYQSLHQPQPSMIHSCTAGHPLQHPQHMDPRRAPPLHRSPHGQPPVSGGPYSDHSHSPNLPPMDPQYLCSPQSLGPSYGSEYGSLSGSDYPDSTGGLGYGQTPRRVLMDPDTGKYFYIEVPVQPLRKMLFDPETGQYVEVLIPQSTMSHSGLYPTSAAPYSPASAAPFSSIHNPNMYAPAPQYLPYGPPPPAPHPQPQPPRQPEAPAPGTMHQNGAQVGYGSPGSQGSKPELQSHAPLDQSYLDSMYYVPTGMNTSPPDCYHKQPSSLPNAGGKRA